CGAAAAAGGGCTCGGCTATCTCATCACCTCGGCCACCGCTTTCTTCAAGGTGCCGGTCGCCTTCGGCGCCATGCTGATCCTGGCCATTCTGGGCATCGTTTTGTTCCAGGCCATCGTGGTGGTCGAGCGGGTGTTCTTTCCCTGGGCCGCGGCCGAGGAACCGCGGACCTGAACGGACCGCGCGACAGCAATCGACGGGGATATCAGTCATGAGCCAAGATCGACGTTACCAGGTGGTTCGCAACGCGCTGGTGTTGCGGCCGGGCCAGCTTCAGGCCGAGCCCCTCGACATCCTGGTCGAGGGCGACACGATCCGCGACGTCGGCCCGCGGGGCCTGGCGGCGCCCGAGGAGGCGGCCGTCGTCGACGGCGCGCGCCGGCTGGTCCATCCAGGCCTCGTCAACGCCCACACCCATGGCCACGGCGCGCTCGCCAAGGCCATGGGCGATCGCTGGTCGCTCGAGCTGTTGCTTGCCGCGGGTCCGTGGATCAGCGGCAATCGCAGCCTCGAGGACAAATATCTCAGCGCCTCCCTGAACGCCGCGGAGATGGTGCTGAAGGGCACCACCGCCTGTTACGACCTGTTCTTCGAAGTGCCGGCGCCGAGCCTCGACGGCATGGCGGCGGTGGCGCGCGCTTATGGCGACGTCGGCATGCGCGCGACCATCGCACCCATGGTGGCCGACATGTCGCTCTATCAGGCGATCCCCGGGCTCTATGAAGCCTTGCCGGAGGCGCTGCAGCGCGAAGTCGACAAGATGCGCATGCAGCCCTACGAAGCGACGCTGCGCGACGTCGAGGCCTTCATGAAAGGCCAGCGTTTCGACGGCGACCGGTTGAAGCTGGCGCTTGCTCCGACCATTCCGCTGCATTGTTCCGACGGGTTTCTCGGCGCCTGCCGGGATTGCGCCCGCCAGTTCGGTCTCGGCCTGCACAGCCACGTGGCGGAATCGAAGGTCCAGGCGCTCTCCGGCCTGAAGCGCTACAAGCGCACCCTGACGGCACATCTCGACGAACTCGGCCTGCTCGGCCCGCATTTTACCGTGGCGCATGGCGTCTGGCTCGACGAAGACGACATGAGGCGGCTCGCCGGTCATGGCGCCTCGGTAGCGCACAATCCCGGCAGCAACATGCGGCTCGGCAGCGGCATTGCCGACATGCGCGCGATGTTGAAGGCCGGGGTCAATGTCGCCATCGGTACCGACGGCTCCAACAGCGGCGACAACCAGAACATGTACGAGGCGGTGCGGCTTGCCTCCTTCGCCTCGAAGGTGCGCGGCCCCGACTATACCGAATGGGTGACCACGCCGGAGGCGCTGCATGCGGCGACCGAGGGCGGCGCCCGCGCGCTCGGCTTCCAGGGCCTGATCGGCCGCATCGAGGCCGGCTACAAGGCTGACCTGGTGT
This portion of the Phreatobacter stygius genome encodes:
- a CDS encoding amidohydrolase family protein, translating into MSQDRRYQVVRNALVLRPGQLQAEPLDILVEGDTIRDVGPRGLAAPEEAAVVDGARRLVHPGLVNAHTHGHGALAKAMGDRWSLELLLAAGPWISGNRSLEDKYLSASLNAAEMVLKGTTACYDLFFEVPAPSLDGMAAVARAYGDVGMRATIAPMVADMSLYQAIPGLYEALPEALQREVDKMRMQPYEATLRDVEAFMKGQRFDGDRLKLALAPTIPLHCSDGFLGACRDCARQFGLGLHSHVAESKVQALSGLKRYKRTLTAHLDELGLLGPHFTVAHGVWLDEDDMRRLAGHGASVAHNPGSNMRLGSGIADMRAMLKAGVNVAIGTDGSNSGDNQNMYEAVRLASFASKVRGPDYTEWVTTPEALHAATEGGARALGFQGLIGRIEAGYKADLVFVDLDHINWLPHNRTVNQIVHVEDGTAVHSVMIGGRFVVEDRKLLTVDIRALAGKAEAARERLAAANEPMRVLAEKLQDAVGSFCVGLARQPYHIDRYGSRTGEGA